One stretch of Prunus persica cultivar Lovell chromosome G1, Prunus_persica_NCBIv2, whole genome shotgun sequence DNA includes these proteins:
- the LOC18792306 gene encoding alpha-glucan water dikinase 2 isoform X2 — protein sequence MAASSSSQSPVPRLHHFELVERMKLQINVSGSSRGRNVRLEFQLSNYANSWILHWGCLFRGNMNWFIPNDRSLGSQAYKQGSLQTPFTKKGELYLLTIELRDPNLHAIEFVLKDGSRERWLKLNHGNFRIEIPETDPTTLMPPIPKELIEQNACLAWESKGRPVSSPQQEKQDYEVALRDLQSQMSKGISLNELQCSFSNSSSKRMVDNREQLRSGMSYPYKRKHNVEQWLQKHSTGSAKNASMPNSALMDLVDKSMGGDDVVSRISYHVGNYEIVVLSKMVRGEYHIFVAMNMRGAIVLHWGVSKLSPGEWLAPPPEILPKKSNLVPGACQTYFTDISTGKGSFQVVDINLQQSNLLGIQFVIWSGGSSWIKNNGTNFFVGVTPVISSGKASGDGDGIFKWLLDEISRREKEAERSLMHRFNIATELTERCKNEGEFGLVGILVWLRFMSCRHLTWNKNYNVKPREISEAQDRFTNLLQRIYLNQPNDREIVRLLMTHVGRGGQGDVGQRIRDEILVVQRNNDCKGGMMEEWHQKLHNNSSPDDVIICEALLNYIKSGFRVDVYWKALNTNGLTKEKLASYDRPIVSEPHFRADTKEGLIHDLTAYLKTLKAVHSGADLESAIEVLVPPNKAHDFTSTGFNYVCDLSPKLQECLKFVKVHLGDEDIVQLMEKLLESRIELRPVLIANHRRLKDILFLDLALDSAVRTTMERGLKNLNFAHLPEIMFFISLVLENVCLSTVNNEDLIYCTKDWYHICELYKPNDGQWALQTKAILDRLQLVLADRSQCHQNKIQPSAKYLGNLLGIQKSAIDTFSEELIRAGSAAILSALINRFYPILRKVANLGCWQVISPVDVCGVVLCVNELRSIQNKVYRKPTILIATRVTGEEEIPDGVVAVLTPDVPDVLSHVSIRARNEKVCFATCFDPNILRDLKSKEGKSISILVKSANIIIRDISSSNFSFKSFGTQSNHQGLKLRKKAFCGKYAISVEEFTSEVGAKSCNLKFLRGKVPTWIKIPTSVAIPFGAFEKVLSEDFNKDIAYKISSFYKCLKGGDLSKLQSIQETILRMNAPISLTSELKSKMRSSGIPWPGDEGDERWNHAWQAIKKVWASKWNERAFISCRKANLDHENICMAVLVQEIICADYAFVIHTKNPLSGDTSEIYTEIVKGLGETLVGAYPGRAMSFITKKSNLSSPIVIGYPSKPIGLYSKKSIIFRSDSNAEDLEGYAGAGLYDSVIMDKEEKIVLDYSRDRMIIDRAFQVSLFSRIAEVGKIVEGLYGRPQDIEGVVKDGVIYVVQSRPQI from the exons ATGGCAGCCTCCAGTTCATCGCAGTCCCCTGTTCCTCGGCTCCATCATTTTGAGCTCGTTGAACGCATGAAGCTTCAG ATTAATGTCTCTGGGTCTTCTAGAGGACGCAATGTTAGGCTTGAATTTCAGCTCAGCAACTATGCCAACAGTTGGATTCTTCACTGGGGCTGTCTTTTCCGTGGAAATAT GAACTGGTTCATTCCCAATGATCGTTCTTTGGGTTCACAAGCTTACAAGCAAGGCTCATTGCAGACACCATTCACCAAG AAAGGAGAATTGTATTTGTTAACCATTGAGTTGCGGGACCCCAACCTACATGCTATTGAATTTGTTCTTAAAGATGGTAGTCGTGAGAGATG GTTGAAACTGAATCATGGGAACTTCCGGATAGAAATTCCTGAGACTGATCCAACTACTTTAATGCCTCCTATACCAAAAGAGCTGATTGAACAGAATGCATGTTTAGCTTGGGAAAGCAAGGGCAGGCCCGTGAGCTCGCCACAACAAGAAAAG CAAGATTATGAAGTTGCTTTAAGAGATCTACAAAGTCAGATGTCAAAAGGAATATCCTTGAATGAGTTGCAGTGTAGTTTTTCAAACTCcagttccaaaagaatggttGATAATAGAGAGCAACTGAGGAGTGGAATGTCATACCCTTACAAAAGGAAGCATAATGTTGAGCAGTGGTTGCAAAAGCATTCCACAGGATCTGCCAAAAATGCTAGCATGCCAAATTCAGCTCTGATGGATCTTGTAGACAAATCTATGGGAGGAGATGATGTGGTTTCACGGATAAGTTATCATGTTGGAAACTATGAGATAGTG GTCCTTTCAAAAATGGTTAGGGGTGAGTATCACATCTTCGTTGCTATGAATATGAGAGGTGCTATAGTGCTTCACTGGGGTGTTTCAAAATTGTCCCCTGGGGAATGGTTG GCTCCACCACCAGAGATATTGcctaaaaaatcaaatttggttCCTGGAGCATGTCAAACTTATTTTACTGATATATCAACTGGAAAGGGGTCCTTTCAG gttgTAGATATTAATCTGCAGCAAAGCAATTTGCTTGGTATCCAATTTGTGATATGGTCTGGTGGGTCTTCCTGGATAAAAAATAATGGCACAAACTTCTTTGTTGGCGTGACACCAGTGATTTCTAGTGGAAAG GCCAGTGGAGATGGTGACGGAATTTTCAAATGGTTACTTGATGAAATATCTCGAAGAGAAAAGGAGGCTGAGAGGTCGTTGATGCACAG ATTCAACATTGCAACGGAACTCACAGAACGGTGCAAAAATGAAGGGGAGTTTGGGCTTGTTGGTATATTAGTGTGGTTGAGGTTCATGTCATGCAGGCATCTCACATGGAACAAGAACTACAATGTGAAACCTCG TGAAATTAGCGAAGCTCAGGATAGGTTTACCAATCTACTACAAAGAATATATTTAAACCAGCCAAATGATCGGGAAATTGTGAGACTACTAATGACACATGTTGGTCGTGGAGGTCAGGGAGATGTTGGACAGAGAATTCGCGATGAAATACTTGTCGTTCAG AGAAATAATGATTGCAAGGGTGGCATGATGGAGGAATGGCACCAAAAGTTGCACAATAATAGTAGCCCAGATGATGTGATAATTTGCGAG GCACTCTTAAATTACATAAAGTCTGGTTTTAGAGTTGATGTTTATTGGAAAGCATTAAATACAAATGGTCTCACAAAAGAGAAGCTTGCAAGTTATGACCGACCAATTGTGTCAGAGCCTCATTTCAGGGCTGATACTAAGGAGGGACTCATCCATGATCTCACAGCATACTTGAAGACATTAAAG GCTGTTCATTCAGGTGCTGACCTCGAATCAGCTATTGAAGTTTTGGTTCCCCCAAATAAG GCTCATGATTTCACAAGCACTGGATTTAATTATGTTTGTGATTTGTCACCTAAGTTGcag GAGTGCCTGAAATTTGTCAAAGTACATCTTGGTGATGAAGATATTGTTCAACTGATGGAG aaGTTACTGGAATCTCGTATTGAGCTTCGTCCTGTTCTGATTGCCAACCACAGAAGACTAAAAGATATACTCTTCCTTGATCTTGCTTTGGATTCAGCTGTCAGAACAACTATGGAAAGGGGGCTCAAAAATCTGAATTTTGCACACTTACCA GAGATTATGTTCTTCATTTCATTGGTGCTTGAAAATGTATGCTTGTCGACAGTTAACAATGAAGACCTCATTTACTGCACCAAG GACTGGTACCATATCTGTGAATTATACAAACCCAACGATGGTCAGTGGGCATTACAAACAAAGGCCATTCTTGATCGGTTACAATTAGTACTTGCTGATAGGTCTCAGTGTCACCAGAATAAGATCCAGCCTAGTGCGAAATATCTCGGAAATCTGCTTGGTATTCAGAAATCAGCG ATTGATACTTTCTCTGAGGAGTTAATTAGGGCTGGATCAGCAGCTATTCTGTCTGCTCTCATTAATCGTTTTTATCCCATTCTGAGAAAGGTGGCAAACTTAGGCTG TTGGCAGGTTATCAGCCCAGTTGATGTGTGTGGCGTTGTACTTTGCGTTAATGAGCTCCGTAGTATTCAGAACAAAGTCTATAGAAAGCCAACCATTTTAATTGCAACTAGAGTAACGGGAGAAGAGGAGATTCCAGATGGAGTTGTTGCCGTTCTGACACCTGATGTACCAGATGTTCTATCACATGTCTCTATAAGAGCAAGAAATGAAAAG GTATGCTTTGCGACATGCTTTGATCCTAATATTCTCAGAGATCTGAAGTCGAAGGAAGGTAAATCAATATCAATACTAGTGAAGTCAGCAAATATTATTATCAG AGACatcagtagctccaatttttctttcaaatcctTTGGTACTCAGTCCAACCATCAAGGATTAAAGTTAAGAAAGAAGGCTTTCTGCGGTAAATATGCCATTTCAGTTGAGGAGTTCACTAGTGAG GTTGGCGCAAAATCatgcaatttaaaatttttgagaGGAAAGGTGCCAACATGGATTAAAATTCCAACGTCAGTAGCCATACCATTTGGAGCCTTTGAGAAAGTCCTATCAGAAGATTTTAATAAG GATATAGCATATAAGATTTCTTCATTTTACAAATGCTTAAAGGGTGGGGACCTCTCAAAACTACAATCAATACAAGAAACCATTCTACGAATGAATGCTCCTATTTCTTTG ACTTCTGAGCTTAAGAGCAAAATGAGAAGTTCAGGGATACCTTGGCCTGGTGATGAAGGTGATGAGAGGTGGAATCATGCTTGGCAAGCAATAAAGAAG GTTTGGGCTTCAAAGTGGAATGAAAGAGCCTTTATTAGTTGCAGGAAAGCTAACTTAGATCATGAAAATATATGCATGGCTGTATTGGTTCAAGAAATTATCTGCGCTGATTATGCTTTTGTAATTCACACAAAGAATCCCTTATCAGGGGATACCTCAGAGATCTATACCGAG ATAGTTAAGGGCTTGGGTGAGACTTTGGTGGGTGCATATCCTGGACGTGCCATGAGCTTCATTACCAAAAAATCTAATCTAAGTTCTCCAATT GTTATTGGTTATCCAAGCAAGCCAATAGGATTATACAGTAAGAAGTCTATCATATTCAGATCAGACTCAAACGCTGAGGACCTGGAAGGATATGCTGGTGCTGGGCTTTATGACAG TGTAATCATGGACAAAGAGGAGAAAATTGTGTTGGATTACTCCAGAGACCGGATGATTATTGATAGAGCCTTCCAAGTCTCGCTCTTCTCAAGAATTGCAGAGGTGGGAAAGATAGTAGAAGGACTTTATGGTCGTCCTCAGGACATTGAAGGGGTGGTAAAAGATGGAGTGATCTATGTGGTTCAGTCAAGGCCACAAATCTAG
- the LOC18792306 gene encoding alpha-glucan water dikinase 2 isoform X3 produces MAASSSSQSPVPRLHHFELVERMKLQINVSGSSRGRNVRLEFQLSNYANSWILHWGCLFRGNMNWFIPNDRSLGSQAYKQGSLQTPFTKKGELYLLTIELRDPNLHAIEFVLKDGSRERWLKLNHGNFRIEIPETDPTTLMPPIPKELIEQNACLAWESKGRPVSSPQQEKCSFSNSSSKRMVDNREQLRSGMSYPYKRKHNVEQWLQKHSTGSAKNASMPNSALMDLVDKSMGGDDVVSRISYHVGNYEIVVLSKMVRGEYHIFVAMNMRGAIVLHWGVSKLSPGEWLAPPPEILPKKSNLVPGACQTYFTDISTGKGSFQVVDINLQQSNLLGIQFVIWSGGSSWIKNNGTNFFVGVTPVISSGKASGDGDGIFKWLLDEISRREKEAERSLMHRFNIATELTERCKNEGEFGLVGILVWLRFMSCRHLTWNKNYNVKPREISEAQDRFTNLLQRIYLNQPNDREIVRLLMTHVGRGGQGDVGQRIRDEILVVQRNNDCKGGMMEEWHQKLHNNSSPDDVIICEALLNYIKSGFRVDVYWKALNTNGLTKEKLASYDRPIVSEPHFRADTKEGLIHDLTAYLKTLKAVHSGADLESAIEVLVPPNKAHDFTSTGFNYVCDLSPKLQECLKFVKVHLGDEDIVQLMEKLLESRIELRPVLIANHRRLKDILFLDLALDSAVRTTMERGLKNLNFAHLPEIMFFISLVLENVCLSTVNNEDLIYCTKDWYHICELYKPNDGQWALQTKAILDRLQLVLADRSQCHQNKIQPSAKYLGNLLGIQKSAIDTFSEELIRAGSAAILSALINRFYPILRKVANLGCWQVISPVDVCGVVLCVNELRSIQNKVYRKPTILIATRVTGEEEIPDGVVAVLTPDVPDVLSHVSIRARNEKVCFATCFDPNILRDLKSKEGKSISILVKSANIIIRDISSSNFSFKSFGTQSNHQGLKLRKKAFCGKYAISVEEFTSEVVGAKSCNLKFLRGKVPTWIKIPTSVAIPFGAFEKVLSEDFNKDIAYKISSFYKCLKGGDLSKLQSIQETILRMNAPISLTSELKSKMRSSGIPWPGDEGDERWNHAWQAIKKVWASKWNERAFISCRKANLDHENICMAVLVQEIICADYAFVIHTKNPLSGDTSEIYTEIVKGLGETLVGAYPGRAMSFITKKSNLSSPIVIGYPSKPIGLYSKKSIIFRSDSNAEDLEGYAGAGLYDSVIMDKEEKIVLDYSRDRMIIDRAFQVSLFSRIAEVGKIVEGLYGRPQDIEGVVKDGVIYVVQSRPQI; encoded by the exons ATGGCAGCCTCCAGTTCATCGCAGTCCCCTGTTCCTCGGCTCCATCATTTTGAGCTCGTTGAACGCATGAAGCTTCAG ATTAATGTCTCTGGGTCTTCTAGAGGACGCAATGTTAGGCTTGAATTTCAGCTCAGCAACTATGCCAACAGTTGGATTCTTCACTGGGGCTGTCTTTTCCGTGGAAATAT GAACTGGTTCATTCCCAATGATCGTTCTTTGGGTTCACAAGCTTACAAGCAAGGCTCATTGCAGACACCATTCACCAAG AAAGGAGAATTGTATTTGTTAACCATTGAGTTGCGGGACCCCAACCTACATGCTATTGAATTTGTTCTTAAAGATGGTAGTCGTGAGAGATG GTTGAAACTGAATCATGGGAACTTCCGGATAGAAATTCCTGAGACTGATCCAACTACTTTAATGCCTCCTATACCAAAAGAGCTGATTGAACAGAATGCATGTTTAGCTTGGGAAAGCAAGGGCAGGCCCGTGAGCTCGCCACAACAAGAAAAG TGTAGTTTTTCAAACTCcagttccaaaagaatggttGATAATAGAGAGCAACTGAGGAGTGGAATGTCATACCCTTACAAAAGGAAGCATAATGTTGAGCAGTGGTTGCAAAAGCATTCCACAGGATCTGCCAAAAATGCTAGCATGCCAAATTCAGCTCTGATGGATCTTGTAGACAAATCTATGGGAGGAGATGATGTGGTTTCACGGATAAGTTATCATGTTGGAAACTATGAGATAGTG GTCCTTTCAAAAATGGTTAGGGGTGAGTATCACATCTTCGTTGCTATGAATATGAGAGGTGCTATAGTGCTTCACTGGGGTGTTTCAAAATTGTCCCCTGGGGAATGGTTG GCTCCACCACCAGAGATATTGcctaaaaaatcaaatttggttCCTGGAGCATGTCAAACTTATTTTACTGATATATCAACTGGAAAGGGGTCCTTTCAG gttgTAGATATTAATCTGCAGCAAAGCAATTTGCTTGGTATCCAATTTGTGATATGGTCTGGTGGGTCTTCCTGGATAAAAAATAATGGCACAAACTTCTTTGTTGGCGTGACACCAGTGATTTCTAGTGGAAAG GCCAGTGGAGATGGTGACGGAATTTTCAAATGGTTACTTGATGAAATATCTCGAAGAGAAAAGGAGGCTGAGAGGTCGTTGATGCACAG ATTCAACATTGCAACGGAACTCACAGAACGGTGCAAAAATGAAGGGGAGTTTGGGCTTGTTGGTATATTAGTGTGGTTGAGGTTCATGTCATGCAGGCATCTCACATGGAACAAGAACTACAATGTGAAACCTCG TGAAATTAGCGAAGCTCAGGATAGGTTTACCAATCTACTACAAAGAATATATTTAAACCAGCCAAATGATCGGGAAATTGTGAGACTACTAATGACACATGTTGGTCGTGGAGGTCAGGGAGATGTTGGACAGAGAATTCGCGATGAAATACTTGTCGTTCAG AGAAATAATGATTGCAAGGGTGGCATGATGGAGGAATGGCACCAAAAGTTGCACAATAATAGTAGCCCAGATGATGTGATAATTTGCGAG GCACTCTTAAATTACATAAAGTCTGGTTTTAGAGTTGATGTTTATTGGAAAGCATTAAATACAAATGGTCTCACAAAAGAGAAGCTTGCAAGTTATGACCGACCAATTGTGTCAGAGCCTCATTTCAGGGCTGATACTAAGGAGGGACTCATCCATGATCTCACAGCATACTTGAAGACATTAAAG GCTGTTCATTCAGGTGCTGACCTCGAATCAGCTATTGAAGTTTTGGTTCCCCCAAATAAG GCTCATGATTTCACAAGCACTGGATTTAATTATGTTTGTGATTTGTCACCTAAGTTGcag GAGTGCCTGAAATTTGTCAAAGTACATCTTGGTGATGAAGATATTGTTCAACTGATGGAG aaGTTACTGGAATCTCGTATTGAGCTTCGTCCTGTTCTGATTGCCAACCACAGAAGACTAAAAGATATACTCTTCCTTGATCTTGCTTTGGATTCAGCTGTCAGAACAACTATGGAAAGGGGGCTCAAAAATCTGAATTTTGCACACTTACCA GAGATTATGTTCTTCATTTCATTGGTGCTTGAAAATGTATGCTTGTCGACAGTTAACAATGAAGACCTCATTTACTGCACCAAG GACTGGTACCATATCTGTGAATTATACAAACCCAACGATGGTCAGTGGGCATTACAAACAAAGGCCATTCTTGATCGGTTACAATTAGTACTTGCTGATAGGTCTCAGTGTCACCAGAATAAGATCCAGCCTAGTGCGAAATATCTCGGAAATCTGCTTGGTATTCAGAAATCAGCG ATTGATACTTTCTCTGAGGAGTTAATTAGGGCTGGATCAGCAGCTATTCTGTCTGCTCTCATTAATCGTTTTTATCCCATTCTGAGAAAGGTGGCAAACTTAGGCTG TTGGCAGGTTATCAGCCCAGTTGATGTGTGTGGCGTTGTACTTTGCGTTAATGAGCTCCGTAGTATTCAGAACAAAGTCTATAGAAAGCCAACCATTTTAATTGCAACTAGAGTAACGGGAGAAGAGGAGATTCCAGATGGAGTTGTTGCCGTTCTGACACCTGATGTACCAGATGTTCTATCACATGTCTCTATAAGAGCAAGAAATGAAAAG GTATGCTTTGCGACATGCTTTGATCCTAATATTCTCAGAGATCTGAAGTCGAAGGAAGGTAAATCAATATCAATACTAGTGAAGTCAGCAAATATTATTATCAG AGACatcagtagctccaatttttctttcaaatcctTTGGTACTCAGTCCAACCATCAAGGATTAAAGTTAAGAAAGAAGGCTTTCTGCGGTAAATATGCCATTTCAGTTGAGGAGTTCACTAGTGAGGTG GTTGGCGCAAAATCatgcaatttaaaatttttgagaGGAAAGGTGCCAACATGGATTAAAATTCCAACGTCAGTAGCCATACCATTTGGAGCCTTTGAGAAAGTCCTATCAGAAGATTTTAATAAG GATATAGCATATAAGATTTCTTCATTTTACAAATGCTTAAAGGGTGGGGACCTCTCAAAACTACAATCAATACAAGAAACCATTCTACGAATGAATGCTCCTATTTCTTTG ACTTCTGAGCTTAAGAGCAAAATGAGAAGTTCAGGGATACCTTGGCCTGGTGATGAAGGTGATGAGAGGTGGAATCATGCTTGGCAAGCAATAAAGAAG GTTTGGGCTTCAAAGTGGAATGAAAGAGCCTTTATTAGTTGCAGGAAAGCTAACTTAGATCATGAAAATATATGCATGGCTGTATTGGTTCAAGAAATTATCTGCGCTGATTATGCTTTTGTAATTCACACAAAGAATCCCTTATCAGGGGATACCTCAGAGATCTATACCGAG ATAGTTAAGGGCTTGGGTGAGACTTTGGTGGGTGCATATCCTGGACGTGCCATGAGCTTCATTACCAAAAAATCTAATCTAAGTTCTCCAATT GTTATTGGTTATCCAAGCAAGCCAATAGGATTATACAGTAAGAAGTCTATCATATTCAGATCAGACTCAAACGCTGAGGACCTGGAAGGATATGCTGGTGCTGGGCTTTATGACAG TGTAATCATGGACAAAGAGGAGAAAATTGTGTTGGATTACTCCAGAGACCGGATGATTATTGATAGAGCCTTCCAAGTCTCGCTCTTCTCAAGAATTGCAGAGGTGGGAAAGATAGTAGAAGGACTTTATGGTCGTCCTCAGGACATTGAAGGGGTGGTAAAAGATGGAGTGATCTATGTGGTTCAGTCAAGGCCACAAATCTAG